A single genomic interval of Pyrus communis chromosome 7, drPyrComm1.1, whole genome shotgun sequence harbors:
- the LOC137739401 gene encoding uncharacterized protein, whose protein sequence is MVSAEENVVLQGKIKGKKKKQVTTPRPACSWVYFSRDFIKEYSASHPESSGLKTATKAASDAWKSMSLDEKEKYTRRSREVWDNYLSTAPTRTPKPRKQAKLVTRCSPGRLFNVIQRLTNEQKAAVKSMGFGSLLDLRCRTLRRSLCLWLLERFNTTRRSLEICGERIPITPKDVELVMGLAASGKDVVNSGSDDLIADLRHSYDATNHGISVRLLEERLAEPEAGEEFKRSFVLYALGTLLSPTARLDVSPSFLHFLTNMDVVHQYNWGKFLLDRLVCEVSRFHQGKQRAVGGCLLFLQLFYYESISVEENGALAPALVPSLSSWGEDEITEREKRERELGGYGCGEVVCKERCLDLDSCEFMGQLDRPRPACSTNNGVGDDTLLEHKENKENMLVFVGNKDIVCGDIELVVESVRTPCRNREYGCEEIVDYVKNIDHEETCIYAPCPCPHPDCNFVSSFEQLSLHFSSKHWDSGRRFRYNTPLAVSLGINEQFLVLQAEEDGALFLLNKGTESVGNTITITSIRPISSSGRFEYALVSIRGSSSLRLKSVAENFPGGVEGFRSMDFLLVPFCFLTAAGQLNLDVCIQNSSELSVHVLD, encoded by the exons ATGGTAAGTGCTGAAGAAAATGTTGTGTTACAAGGGAAGAtcaaagggaagaagaagaagcaagtTACCACTCCTCGTCCTGCATGCTCATGGGTGTATTTTAG TCGGGATTTCATCAAGGAATACAGCGCTTCCCATCCTGAATCCTCTGGCCTTAAAACT GCCACGAAGGCAGCTTCAGATGCATGGAAGTCTATGAGCCttgatgagaaagaaaaatacacaagGCGTTCTCGTGAAGTGTGGGATAACTACTTGAGTACAGCTCCAACCCGCACCCCTAAGCCAAGAAAACAg GCTAAACTAGTCACAAGATGTTCTCCTGGCCGCCTATTCAATGTGATACAACGTCTTACAAATGAACAGAAGGCTGCAGTGAAAAGCATGGGATTTGGGAGCCTTCTTGACCTCAGATGCCGAACTCTCCGCCGCAGCTTGTGTCTTTGGCTCCTGGAGAGGTTTAACACTACACGACGTAGCTTGGAGATTTGTGGTGAGCGTATTCCTATAACACCAAAAGATGTGGAGCTTGTGATGGGGTTAGCAGCTAGTGGGAAGGATGTGGTAAACTCAGGGTCTGATGACTTGATTGCGGATTTGCGGCACAGTTATGATGCTACAAATCATGGTATTTCAGTCAGACTCCTAGAGGAGAGGTTGGCAGAGCCTGAAGCAGGAGAGGAATTTAAGAGATCGTTTGTCCTCTATGCACTGGGCACGCTTTTGTCCCCAACAGCAAGGCTGGATGTTAGCCCTTCATTCCTTCACTTTTTGACAAATATGGATGTTGTCCATCAGTACAATTGGGGAAAATTCTTACTTGACCGGCTAGTTTGCGAGGTATCTCGTTTTCATCAAGGGAAGCAACGTGCAGTGGGTGGCTGTCTTTTGTTTCTCCAG CTCTTTTATTATGAAAGCATCTCTGTTGAGGAGAATGGTGCATTGGCCCCTGCCCTTGTTCCATCCTTATCTTCATGGGGTGAGGACGAGATTACTGAAAGGGAGAAGCGGGAAAGAGAGCTTGGTGGCTATGGATGCGGGGAG GTAGTGTGTAAGGAGAGGTGTCTTGATCTGGATTCTTGCGAGTTTATGGGCCAATTGGATAGGCCACGACCAGCATGCAGTACAAATAATGGGGTTGGGGATGATACTCTCCTTGAGCATAAGGAGAACAAG GAAAATATGCTAGTCTTTGTTGGGAATAAGGACATAGTGTGTGGTGACATTGAACTAGTAGTTGAATCAGTCAGAACACCGTGTCGGAACAGAGAGTATGGGTGTGAGGAAATAGTGGATTACGTGAAGAATATTGACCATGAAGAAACATGCATCTATGCACCATGTCCATGCCCACATCCAGACTGCAACTTTGTAAGCTCATTTGAACAGTTGTCACTGCATTTCAGCAGTAAGCATTGGGATTCTGGAAGGCGTTTCAGGTACAACACCCCTTTAGCTGTCTCACTGGGGATAAACGAACaatttcttgttcttcaagcAGAGGAGGATGGCGCTCTCTTTCTACTCAACAAGGGTACAGAAAGTGTTGGAAACACAATCACGATAACTTCAATCAGACCAATTTCTTCAAGCGGAAGGTTTGAGTATGCCCTTGTATCAATACGTGGAAGCAGTTCTCTCAGATTAAAATCAGTGGCAGAAAACTTTCCGGGCGGGGTGGAAGGATTTCGCTCAATGGACTTTCTTCTGGTTCCATTTTGTTTTCTCACTGCAGCCGGGCAACTGAACCTAGATGTGTGTATACAGAATTCTAGTGAGCTCAGTGTGCATGTCCTTGATTGA